DNA sequence from the Phoenix dactylifera cultivar Barhee BC4 chromosome 13, palm_55x_up_171113_PBpolish2nd_filt_p, whole genome shotgun sequence genome:
GAAGCTTccattttcaaaaattataaaaatttgcATGATATTGTTCATGAGTTCAAAATAGCATTATCCATTTCCTTCATTTAATCACTTGAGTGAACTACACAAATCAAATATTACTACAATCCAACCAAGTTGTAGACATATGTCTACATACTACATGGTATAATTTTTAGAATCTAGACATTGCTTTGGAGAGAGCAAGCATGAAATCACTGGAAGAAGATTCTTActgcagtatttttttttttccaaggaAAAAGGAGGCCAATTTCAGATTGGCTTCCAACTCCTGGCAATTACATTCTTCAACTCTGAAGGTTGATAAGGCATGGGAATCTCTATCCATCAGATAACTGCAAAGGGATATTTTTTGCTTTGTTCTAAACTTTTGAGAAATCTGGAAGGTGGTTCTGATTGCATAAAATTGACCAATCACTGAATAATGCTAGGCCTCTTGCAGCTGTGAACCATGCTTGGTGAGAAAGATTCTTCATTTCTCTCCTTCCAACAAGCCCAGCTAGTTGCTGCAAATAACATTAGAACAGTGGGTTGGGTTGATTTAGGAGAACATCCAACACCTCCAATCCAAGCACATATCTTCAAAAGTTGACTGTGGATGAGGAATTCCAAATGATAAGCAAATTGATTTCCATATACAAGAGGTGAACTATTGCCTCCTATCTGCCGTCTTTTTTATTAAAAGGTGGATTCCTAGTCTGTTTTTTTCTTATAACATCAATTTTGTTGATTATTTTGTTTTCAAGAGTCTCCTTTTCCCCCTCCCGTTAGCCTTTGAAGCTTTGTCTTGTGATCCTAAATCTTTAGGTCTCTCTTTCATTTCATGAAATAGATTGTACTGATGGCCTTGCATCCCAATTAACCCCATGCAACGAAATAAGATAGATTAGATGTTCAATTGAAATGAATAGTGAGGATAATGCTAAACGTTCATCCACCTAATCAATCTTAATTTCACAAACCGTAGTACTTATGTTTACTTGCACTTCAGCTGTTCAACTGGACAATCTTTTAAGTAACTAATCTGCATTGTTCTTTCCTGTAACCAGTTTTAATCATCAATCCCGTCAAAGAGCTGCCACAGTTGGATCCATATCTAgtttgaaattttagattttgaaatgttggattttttgtttaaataaaaaagaaagggatTCTTGTTGCACTTAAACAATTGGCTACTTTTGCTACTCTTCTGCTTTAGAGCATAGTATGTCTTCACCATGTTCGGGAAAAGGTAAGCCAGGAAGTGATTAAAAGACTGTGTTAAACAATAAATTAAGCACATCAAAGCCACCTTACATATatggaaagcaaaaaaaaaatgaagaatatAATAATTGAGTACTGCCGCTCTTTTGCTCCTAGCAGTCAGAAAGAGATACAAGGTTGATGGCAATGTGTGTAAGACTAACATGATAACCATCTACACCACAGCACCATTGGCCACCATATTTTTTCTAATTCTATTATTGAGGCATTCCTTAACAAGGCAAGATTGATCCTAAGATTTACTAAGGTTATAATATCCAGAGGTTGCGTCGTAATATAGAATATAGACTCAATGTTACAAGTTAGTTGCTTTTATTTGTTGTTGAAATTACAAGTTAGTTGCTGCAATAAGATTGTGAGTAGGTGACCTTAAACCATCACAAAGATGGTTTCTGACTAGTTTTAGGACCTGAGGCATTTCTTATTGAATTCATCATACTTGAATCATGGACAAAAGATTTAGTTTTTCCTTGAAGTTCGATATAATTTCCCCGTTGGTTGCATCAAACTCCATTTTTCTCAGTCTGTACATGAAGCAAAACTTATTCAAAACTTTGCCATAATGCCGCAACATTTGTTTAATTCACTTCTCCACGAACGCAGTCGAGAGGAAAGTTCTGAGGGGATTAATGAATTAATCTTACATAACTTTAAAATAAAAGCTAGCAGAACTAATGGTTATCTATTAATAGAGGCCTTTATTTTGCCTAATTATTAAGGCTTATTTTGCTTAGGGCTAGGGTCGGCAATCAGGCCAGGTCAGATATGGATCGGGTCGGAACACGGGTTGGGTCGACATATGGATCAAGTAAAATTGCTCTCAACCTAAGCCCgacttgtttattaaatgggttaaaaATCTAAGTCTAAAACTAACTTAGATTAAGAACGGCTTGTATAATCTATTTAAGAAATGAATCAAATtaggttaaataggttaaatgagtttaaaaacaaattatatatgtcatAAATGGGTGAAATGGATTAAATAGATATTAAATGGATCGGTTTATTACCTGATCCAACTATTAAAATAGTCAAAATGGGTTAAACAAGTTATGACTCTAAATTAATCTGAATCCAACCCGTTAAATAGGGTTGACTCTTTCATGACCTGGACTTTTTTATCCCAGATCTAGACCTATCCAAAGTTGGTCGCATTTTTGCAACATAAATTGCCACCCTTACTCAAGCCTATACTTCAGCAACAACTAGccttggattccattttaacctAGAGATCTACTCCCATCTGAGCTCAGCCTGGTGGTTGCAAGCTTTCTCGATTGGTAGAAAATAGTCACAACTAGACTTCAAAAAGTAGAAGAATTAGAAGCGTACAGCAAATATAAAAACCTGGATGTACCTTAAACCAATAAAAATTAGAGTAACCTGGTTTTGTTTCCTTGATTTACACCTTTAATGACAATTCAAGATAATGTCTCTGTTCCTTTACAATACTAAGCAATAACGAATGCTGTTCGGTTTATTTAAGAGAACAATTTAGTCTTCCTATTCGGACTTTTTTGGGCAAGGTTACTATATGGTTATTGGAGAACTTAATtgactggaaaaaaaaaacaatatacaAATTGCAAAGGAATGCTCTAAAGATTAGTTCTAAAATGACAGCGAAAAAGAGGTGCATTTTGTTTTTCTGATTTCTTCTCTGATGCTTTTTTTAGGGTTCAATATCAAGTTACCAAGTGCACCCGGAAAACAAAAAACCAGAGCTATCTTCCCCATTTCCATCGACAAGTTCTTGCGAAAAACGGTGAACTACAGTCAAGGTGATTAATGCTCCTTTCTATTAAGAATATGATTGATGTTTCTTCATTAAGATTATGCAGTCCTAACAACAAAAGAAATTGATATATATGTTGTAATTCAATCTAAAGTAAAAACATCAGCCATTGAATTTTAAACCGAATCATCTTATGTTAATCTTTCTCCATCTATTAAACGATCCAATCATCTATATTCTCCCTTCACTAATTATTTCAAGAGGACTGAACCTCAGGCATGGCTCTCGGCATAAAGAAGCTACCCAAACCCAAATAGCAGTAGACCCGAACTACTAAACTCAAAAATACTGACATAAACTGAGTCAACTTGCAAAATAACCACTACTGGGAGTAGGAATGAGAGTAATATATTCCGAATGCACAAGAAATATTGCATATCAACAACTGCAGCTATAAGCAGCACTCAAATATAAAAGCTTGCGAACCGTCGTAAGGTACAGCTTATTACACTGACCATCAGAAAATGGCTGCAATCAAATCGACCAAACACCAGCCGATTGCTTGCAAGCGAACtgcatcaaaatcaatatttATACGTAAGGAGGGTAGAGGAACAAAACCAAATGCTGCAACAACAATTCCTACGGCTAAACAACTCAAAAACTTCGATTCTCATTTCCCACATTAGAATTTACAATACAAGTCAATTCAAAAAGACCTTGTAAAACTTCTAAGGTCCACTGCCTCCCCCAGGTCCTCCCAGCGTCAGGACAACACCTTGTAGATCGCTGTTGAGCTTTGATGGCTGGCCTTTGACGACTTGGAGCGGGCGAGCCTGCCGCATACGATGCCCACGCTGGGGCGGCACAAAGGTGGCTGCTTGCGACCTTGGCCTGAAATGGAGAGGAATGGCATGAGGGGGAGCTGCACAATGCTGCGAAACAGCAGTGGAGCCTGTGAGGCCCCGAGAATGGATTGCTGGACTTGGAGCTGTAACACCTGGTCCCTGATCAGCGCAGTTCCACAAGAGCAAGATATATTAGGAACAGTGCTCCATGAACTTTTATTCATTTTGAATTCAGCAGTTGGAAGGGAGAATATATCTTACTGGAGCAAACAAGACACCTCTGAGTATCTGGCCATTAACATAAGCAGTCATGAGGTACCCAGAGTCAAATGCTCCATCCACCGTGCCATGAACCTCAGCTCCAATCTGTCAAGAAGCAAATCAGAATAGCCCATCCGGGATCATCTAATATTCAAATGTAAGAGGAAATAGTTTGGAGGAAATAAACTACTCCATCTTTTGTCTTTGTGTTTTTTTTaacacattttcatatccagAGTCCCCCAACAATTTTAGGAGTTTTCAAAGAGAAATATTTAGAAAGAACTTTCTTGCACCAAAAACACTTGAATTGTGGATTTTTGTATTCTTTCCATTGTGATTGCACACTCGACCTTGAGTGCATTTCGGGAGTGGATAAACATGTGGTTCAACCCCTCAGATTCTAGGAGTTCCATTTTTGCATTCTTTCGAGGTAACTcataaaaatttcagaattttattaagtactttttatttttgtcacacccatagagagggagagagattgtCCAAGAGGGTGACTTGTTGTAAAAAGAGCCTACCAATGGAGGAAAGGCAGGCCTCGGCTGTGGCTTCTGATCTAGGGTTAGGAATTGAAGTTCTTGCCTTTCTTGGGGAACAGAATGAAGAAATTGTGTTGTCTTTGGCTGTCTTGGGGATTCTGCACCCAAGAAATGTACATCTGATGTAGTCCCTTGAACACCATTTACTGGCTCCCGCTGATGATGGAGCTTGTAGTGAACAAATTGTTGAGAGGCCGAAATGGAGTCATTGGTAGAAGTCGACAATTTCTGGAGAGTATTTTGTTCTTGATCAGATTGTGAAGGAGATGAGTGCTGGGAAAGCGACAGAGAATGCTCTTCCTGTTCTGATTCGATCTCCCACACTCTAGCATCACTGGTTTTCCTCCTTTTTGCATGCATGTTATCTGAGAATAAAAAACAAATCTTGGGCATGAAACTCTACAATTGGATACTATAATACTCATTTCAATGTAAAACAGGACTTACCCAAACCACATAAAAGAGAGCGCCTTGGTTCTGCTTCCACTTCGCGAGATTCCTGGCAAAGTTCTCCATTTTTCAGAGCCATACTTTTCTGCAGTACAATCAAATACAATGGCTAAGCTTGCAAGCACAATGTCGTAGCAAAGCTATTTCATGCTATTATATTAGGCTTTAGTAATTGAATGTCTAATAGCCACTTACCAAAATTTCTGTTCCTCTTAAAAACTTctgtttttcttgattccagtGATTACCAAAAGTTTTGCACATAGAAATGTTGTAACGGCCATTAGGGTGCTCAGACCCTAACTGCAAAATCAGTAACTCATTGAGAGGGCGTTCGTCCTCCCCACAACTGCGAATGCGAAGCATAATTAGATGAAGCATTGATGCCTGAAAAGCATATTGACCACTTCAAACAACAATATGAAGGTATTGAACATAAAGACCTACCCCCCATATATAGCAATATCGGTGGCAGTGACTACAGCAGTATGCGAAAACCGTCCTTGCGGCTGTTGGCCGCGAATATCAAGCTGTGCCCATAAACAAGTACCCAAGTCGAGAGCCCAAACATCACTATAATATTGTTTATCACCAACTCCACTTATGATGTAAACCTACAGTACAGGAAATAAAACCAATGAGCTTTTCTTCTAAGAACCCACTGAACAGAAACTCTGGCTTCTAATAATTCACTAGATACTAGCCTTGGATCCAATGTTCACAGATGCATGGCCTGCTCGGACTCCAGGTGAAGATCCTTGAACTGCCAACTGTAGCAGAATATAATTATCATGAGATTCTTGAAGCAAATTCGCTTGTCACAGCCCTATTCAAACAGATTAATCCTAAAACAGAGAGCCAATTGACAAGCTAGAAATGTTCCTTTATTTCAAGCTTATGTTTTATGATGCAACATATGCTATTTCTGCGTGTGATTCATTAGGCTATTTTCTGGAGGATAGGATAGCAATGCAGCATGCAAAAGGACTTAGATATGATTATATGAATTAGAAAAGACATCACATGAATCTCTAGAGCATCATAGTCTCATTGAAACTGTCCAATGGAATAAAGATTCAGCAATATCTTAAGCAAATGGAATGAAAATATATAGTGATATCTTAGGAGCCTTTGCCCGAAGAGAAGTGCAGCAACCTCAGACACAGATGGGATTGCTCTTCAGCTAGAGTAGCCAGATATGATGGTTGATGATTGAGTTCAAATCATGCAGCAGAATGTCCTCCAATCTTCCAACAGGGTTTATGCTGCTTTATATGGGCATAGTAACAAAAGACGTTGTAGTAATGTTAAGAATACCAATATAAACAACTCGAATAACAAATCAAATACCACCCGAGCAATGTGAAAATTCGATGATGATACTTCCATCCAAGGATTTCAGTTTAAGGCTGTCAAGCTAGTATTAGAATGAATCTAAATACTGGGGAGAGAATCTATACTATGAAGTTATATGAAGGGTAATCTATGCTTTTGAGATACCTGAACTGAACTAGAAATTGTTGACATTACCAAACAAACTATATACTGCTAAGCAAAGAAACTGCATGAGCTAAAAGATGAGTAATTACAATCTATAGACTCCATGCAATGTACCGATGATGAGGGGTTCTATTTGTAATTGATTTAGATACGTATCCAGTACTTAAAGGATCAAATTCCTCATGGAAGACAGAACATAATTATGCTACGAAAGATATTAAGATGAGAAAAGATTAGTAATCCTTACCCTTGACCAAGTCATCGTATCCATGTCAAATACATCAACTTCCCCATGATAACGATCACCGCAGTCACCACCATAGATAAGAAGCTTACTGCCAATTGCAACTGCAGTGTGGCTATCTCTTGGTGCAGGGGGATCACCTCTCACCTCTGGAGAAGTCCATGACATGTTCTTCAAGTCTAGTATATGAACATCATTCAAGTAATTTGCTTCCCCTTCTCCACTGCCCCCAAATATAACTAGCTTATCGTTGCCTACCACAGTGGCAGTGTGGCTTTCACGTGGTGAAGGTGGGATGCCTCTGCAATTGGGTTTGCACCATTCCTTCGTCCGCAAATCTAGTATGTGAAGATCATTCACCTTCTTTGAACCATTTGTGCCTCCTAATACTACCATCTTATGCCCTACGATTGCCGCGGTGTGGCTGTCTCGGGTTCCAGGCTTTTGACCTGTGGTAACAAGGGAGCTCCAGGCCATGCTATCTAGATCAAGAGTGAGGACATCACTAAAATGCAATCCACCACAACAGCCCTGcagaaaaaaagagataaaggtTTTAATGCTTGTGGAGAATAAAAGCTTAACTCTATCTGCTGAATTTATATCTCTGATAACATATTTAAAAATGTATAAAGAATCCATTACTAGTACTCCCTCTCGCCATGAGtcattgctctctctctctctctctgtctcctcTGGGACATTGTGTGTCAAAAAGAAAGATATGTTCTTCCTCatcttccctctctccttcgtatcgagtcaaaaagaactttttaGATCGAACGCAAATTTCTT
Encoded proteins:
- the LOC103720654 gene encoding acyl-CoA-binding domain-containing protein 4-like, whose product is MDGVKRRKAMWLYPKVVGFNPPERWGHSACFFEGVVYVFGGCCGGLHFSDVLTLDLDSMAWSSLVTTGQKPGTRDSHTAAIVGHKMVVLGGTNGSKKVNDLHILDLRTKEWCKPNCRGIPPSPRESHTATVVGNDKLVIFGGSGEGEANYLNDVHILDLKNMSWTSPEVRGDPPAPRDSHTAVAIGSKLLIYGGDCGDRYHGEVDVFDMDTMTWSRLAVQGSSPGVRAGHASVNIGSKVYIISGVGDKQYYSDVWALDLGTCLWAQLDIRGQQPQGRFSHTAVVTATDIAIYGGCGEDERPLNELLILQLGSEHPNGRYNISMCKTFGNHWNQEKQKFLRGTEILKSMALKNGELCQESREVEAEPRRSLLCGLDNMHAKRRKTSDARVWEIESEQEEHSLSLSQHSSPSQSDQEQNTLQKLSTSTNDSISASQQFVHYKLHHQREPVNGVQGTTSDVHFLGAESPRQPKTTQFLHSVPQERQELQFLTLDQKPQPRPAFPPLIGAEVHGTVDGAFDSGYLMTAYVNGQILRGVLFAPGPGVTAPSPAIHSRGLTGSTAVSQHCAAPPHAIPLHFRPRSQAATFVPPQRGHRMRQARPLQVVKGQPSKLNSDLQGVVLTLGGPGGGSGP